The following coding sequences are from one Salvia hispanica cultivar TCC Black 2014 chromosome 3, UniMelb_Shisp_WGS_1.0, whole genome shotgun sequence window:
- the LOC125209964 gene encoding probable glutathione S-transferase DHAR2, chloroplastic, which translates to MSTARISPSATAISATFRHISLTPPSRRAFLITLLPPLVIGRRARNYAPKIYSKASEPLEVCAKESLTTPNKLGDCPFTQRVLLTLEEKNLPYDLKLVDLRNKPEWFLNVSPEGKVPLIKLEEKWIPDSDVITQALEEKFPEPSLATPPEKAAVGSKIFSTFIGFLKSKDTSDGTEQALLDQLTDFNSYLGKNGPFINGEVISAADLSLAPKLYHLEIALGHYKKWSIPDSLTYVKSYMKTIFSRESFIKTRAIVEDVIEGWRPKVEG; encoded by the exons ATGTCGACGGCGAGAATCTCACCCTCGGCTACGGCAATTTCCGCCACCTTCAGACACATTTCCTTAACCCCTCCTTCCCGCCGCGCATTTCTTATCACTCTGTTACCCCCGCTGGTAATTGGTCGACGAGCGAGAAATTACGCTCCAAAAATCTACTCCAAAGCGTCGGAGCCGCTCGAGGTCTGCGCCAAGGAATCTCTCACTACCCCCAACAAGCTCGGAGACT GTCCATTTACGCAAAGGGTTTTGCTTACATTGGAGGAAAAGAACCTTCCCTATGACTTGAAGTTGGTTGATTTGAGGAACAAGCCTGAGTG GTTCTTAAATGTTAGTCCAGAAGGTAAAGTTCCACTGATAAAGCTTGAAGAGAAATGGATTCCAGATTCGGATGTTATAACGCAGGCATTGGAAGAAAAGTTCCCTGAACCTTCTCTTGCTACACCTCCTGAGAAAGCTGCAGT tgGTTCAAAGATCTTCTCCACGTTTATTGGATTTCTTAAAAGCAAAGACACCAGTGATGGAACAGAGCAGGCATTACTCGATCAGCTGACTGATTTCAATAGTTACCTTGGAAAAAAT GGCCCATTTATTAATGGGGAAGTGATATCTGCTGCGGATTTGTCTCTTGCTCCTAAGCTCTATCATCTAGAAATTGCTTTGGGACACTATAAGAAGTGGTCCATTCCAGACTCACTCACGTACGTTAAGTCATACATGAAG ACTATATTCTCGAGGGAGTCGTTCATTAAAACCAGAGCTATAGTCGAAGATGTCATTGAGGGTTGGCGACCAAAAGTTGAAGGCTGA
- the LOC125211884 gene encoding geranylgeranyl pyrophosphate synthase, chloroplastic-like, whose protein sequence is MALLAAIPINQPFFPKNHSFKHKTLPRIISCKKITPTNATKTTSSPSLQETLVNSPNFKFEEYMKTKAKKVNKALDDAVPLQNPVKIHEAMRYSLLAGGKRVRPVLCLASCELVGGDEAAAVPMACALEMIHTMSLIHDDLPCMDDDDLRRGRPTSHKAFGEDTAVLAGDALLSLAFEHVAANTTNVGHERVLRAIAELGSAVGSEGLVAGQIVDLTSEGKEVSLDELEYIHVHKTSKLLEAAVVCGAIVGGGDGEEVEALRRYARCVGLLFQVVDDILDVTKSSAELGKTAGKDLATDKATYPRLMGLAKAKEFAGELAEKAVRELAFFDPLRAAPLHHLAQYIASRQN, encoded by the coding sequence ATGGCATTGCTAGCAGCCATCCCTATCAATCAACCCTTCTTCCCCAAAAACCACTCCTTCAAACACAAAACCCTCCCTAGAATTATTTCTTGCAAGAAAATCACTCCCACAAATGCTACTAAAACAACATCCTCACCATCACTACAAGAAACCCTAGTTAATTccccaaatttcaaattcgAAGAATACATGAAAACCAAGGCCAAGAAGGTAAACAAGGCCCTAGACGACGCCGTTCCACTCCAAAACCCGGTAAAGATCCACGAGGCGATGCGCTACTCCCTCCTAGCCGGGGGAAAGCGCGTCCGCCCCGTCCTCTGCCTGGCCTCGTGCGAGCTCGTGGGAGGCGATGAGGCCGCGGCCGTCCCCATGGCCTGCGCCTTAGAGATGATCCACACGATGTCCCTCATCCACGACGACCTCCCCTGCATGGACGACGACGACCTCCGCCGCGGCCGCCCCACCAGCCACAAGGCCTTCGGGGAGGACACCGCCGTCCTAGCCGGGGACGCCCTCCTCTCCCTGGCCTTCGAGCACGTGGCCGCCAACACAACGAACGTGGGCCACGAGAGGGTGCTCCGGGCCATCGCGGAGCTGGGGTCGGCGGTGGGGTCGGAGGGGCTCGTGGCGGGGCAGATCGTGGATTTGACGAGCGAAGGGAAGGAGGTGAGCTTGGATGAGCTGGAGTACATCCACGTGCACAAGACGTCGAAGCTGCTGGAGGCGGCGGTGGTGTGCGGGGCGATTGTGGGGGGCGGAGATGGGGAGGAGGTGGAGGCGCTGAGGAGGTATGCGAGGTGTGTGGGGCTGCTGTTTCAGGTGGTGGATGATATATTGGATGTGACCAAGTCGTCGGCCGAGCTGGGGAAGACGGCGGGGAAGGATTTGGCGACGGATAAGGCTACCTATCCGAGGCTCATGGGGCTCGCTAAGGCTAAGGAATTTGCTGGAGAGCTGGCGGAGAAGGCTGTGCGAGAGCTTGCCTTTTTTGATCCTTTGCGGGCGGCGCCGCTTCATCATTTGGCTCAATATATTGCTTCCCGACAGAATTAA
- the LOC125212457 gene encoding probable transcription factor At5g28040: protein MDSTLIQSPNNKTFASKLPIKRKTPDPIPPNTPPFKFHRIWTESDEIRFLQGLLDCSSHNLAFPRDLGIFYTRFSHTMSQPYTKSQLSEKLRRLRKKFRVISTRLSKGMDPSQLSLHDRALHDLSKRLWHPEFAAISPFSGARNVGLNHGSNAGDDGDGNLKKSSLVGIKVDFSPTLPVMENFGNSESNCGNEGSDDHDDEVKLSEVNVEFEGKEAIAEDEELEDAEVEVEARQNVDFRGENEIGEVAAKVVMNVFDECFKEVRRVIGGGMGSQSFHARWRDQRIAELDVLRSRLRLVLEDSLSKKN from the coding sequence ATGGACTCCACCCTAATTCAATCCCCCAACAACAAGACATTCGCTTCCAAGCTCCCCATCAAACGCAAAACCCCCGACCCAATTCCTCCCAACACGCCGCCGTTCAAGTTCCACCGGATATGGACCGAATCCGACGAGATCCGATTTCTCCAGGGCCTCTTGGACTGCTCCTCCCACAATTTAGCCTTCCCGCGCGACTTGGGAATCTTCTACACCCGCTTCTCCCACACCATGTCGCAGCCCTACACCAAATCGCAGCTCTCCGAGAAGCTCCGCCGCCTCCGCAAGAAGTTTCGGGTCATCTCCACCCGCCTCTCCAAGGGCATGGACCCATCGCAGCTGTCCTTGCATGATCGCGCGCTCCACGACCTCTCCAAGCGCCTCTGGCACCCGGAATTCGCCGCGATCTCGCCCTTCAGCGGCGCCAGGAATGTGGGATTGAATCACGGCAGCAATGCCGGTGACGACGGCGACGGGAATTTGAAAAAATCGAGTCTTGTTGGAATCAAGGTCGATTTCTCGCCTACGTTGCCGGTGATGGAGAATTTTGGGAATTCGGAATCAAATTGTGGCAATGAGGGAAGTGATGATCACGATGATGAGGTTAAATTGAGTGAGGTGAATGTGGAGTTTGAAGGGAAAGAGGCAATTGCGGAGGATGAGGAATTAGAGGATGcagaggtggaggtggaggctAGGCAGAATGTGGATTTCAGAGGTGAGAATGAAATTGGGGAGGTGGCGGCTAAGGTGGTGATGAACGTGTTTGATGAGTGTTTCAAGGAGGTGAGGAGGGTGATCGGTGGTGGAATGGGCTCACAGAGCTTCCATGCTCGGTGGCGGGATCAGCGGATTGCTGAACTCGATGTGTTACGGAGCAGATTGAGGTTGGTCCTCGAGGACtctctttcaaaaaaaaattga
- the LOC125215037 gene encoding ribosomal L1 domain-containing protein 1-like, with translation MSSTTEARAAATPSRVSQSTIEAAVTALLKHKSAQSANEKLQLLPQDDYFYLNLTLRKIPSNPRTNPYRIPLPHPILDAAASEVCLIVDDRPGTTTPPSDQIKKLIKSQSIPISKVIKLSKLKANYKPFEARRKLCNSYDMFLVDKRVVHLLPKLIGKEFFRKKKLPLGVDLGKKNLKVQVERVLGSALLFIGKGTCSVLKVGKMEMEKGGIVENVVEAIKGVIERVPKKWDGVRSLHLKLSDSVALPVYQALPDVRLKIEGLKDVEEGGEVSEVVSDGEGGKKKQKQKRKGRIHEVRYMDVGEDVKSDSDVDMNESEAGEKGTGESGSDDEDEKVKDAELRADEGVGMRRRKKQGVLKDLNETKVGKKGVEVEEASSDDEDKKVKDVEMRTDEGVGKRRRKKEGVAGDSSGKKRVKKSEGVKPKKSGAAAESEGKKKSEVGRKSNSKVKDVKKKKRVSGK, from the coding sequence ATGTCTTCAACGACAGAAGCCCGGGCCGCCGCCACACCCTCGAGGGTGAGTCAGTCCACCATAGAGGCGGCCGTAACCGCCCTATTGAAACACAAATCCGCTCAATCCGCAAACGAGAAGCTCCAGTTACTACCACAAGATGATTATTTCTACCTAAATCTCACCCTCAGAAAAATCCCATCAAACCCTCGCACTAATCCCTACCGAATCCCGCTTCCCCACCCGATTCTCGACGCCGCCGCCTCGGAGGTATGCTTAATCGTCGACGACCGTCCCGGGACGACCACGCCGCCGTCGGATCAGATCAAGAAATTGATCAAATCGCAGAGCATTCCGATTTCGAAAGTGATAAAGCTGTCGAAGCTGAAGGCGAACTACAAGCCCTTCGAGGCGAGGAGGAAGCTTTGCAATAGTTATGATATGTTCTTGGTTGATAAGAGGGTTGTTCATTTGTTGCCTAAGTTGATTGGGAAGGAGTTTTTCAGGAAAAAGAAGCTGCCTTTGGGGGTGGAtttggggaagaagaattTGAAGGTTCAGGTGGAGAGGGTTTTAGGGAGTGCGTTGTTGTTTATTGGGAAGGGGACGTGTTCGGTGCTTAAGGTTGGgaagatggagatggagaaggGTGGGATTGTGGAGAATGTGGTGGAGGCAATCAAGGGAGTGATTGAGAGGGTGCCGAAGAAGTGGGATGGTGTGAGGAGCTTGCACTTGAAGTTGTCTGATTCGGTGGCGTTGCCGGTTTATCAGGCGTTGCCGGATGTGAGGCTGAAGATTGAGGGGTTGAAGGATGTGGAAGAGGGAGGTGAGGTGAGTGAGGTGGTTAGTGATGGTGAGGGTgggaagaagaagcagaagcAGAAGCGGAAGGGGAGGATTCATGAGGTTAGATATATGGATGTTGGAGAGGATGTGAAGAGTGATAGTGATGTTGATATGAATGAGAGCGAGGCAGGGGAGAAGGGGACTGGAGAATCGGGTAGTGATGATGAGGATGAGAAGGTGAAGGATGCGGAGTTGAGGGCTGATGAAGGTGTGGGGATGAGAAGGCGCAAGAAGCAAGGCGTCTTAAAGGATTTGAATGAGACCAAGGTGGGAAAGAAGGGGGTTGAAGTTGAAGAAGCGAGCAGCGATGATGAGGATAAGAAGGTGAAGGATGTGGAGATGAGGACTGATGAGGGTGTGGGGAAGAGGAGGCGCAAGAAGGAAGGTGTCGCGGGGGATTCGAGTGGGAAGAAGCGGGTGAAGAAAAGTGAGGGGGTGAAACCAAAGAAGTCGGGTGCAGCTGCTGAATCGgaggggaagaagaagagcgaGGTTGGGAGAAAGTCGAATAGCAAGGTGAAGGatgtgaagaagaagaaaagggtGTCAGGGAAATGA